From the Pangasianodon hypophthalmus isolate fPanHyp1 chromosome 17, fPanHyp1.pri, whole genome shotgun sequence genome, one window contains:
- the tmem230a gene encoding transmembrane protein 230a yields MMPARSSSAGGGISNNKVKYSRLADSDEGYIDLQFKRSPPKVPYKAIALATFLFLIGSLLIIIGSLLLTGYIHVENPDRTIPVLIIGVLVFLPGFYHLRIAYYASRGYRGYSYDDIPDFDD; encoded by the exons ATGATGCCCGCTCGGAGCAGTTCAGCCGGCGGGGGAATCTCaaacaataaagtaaaataCTCCAGACTAGCGGACAGCGATGAAGGTTACATCGATCTACAG TTTAAGAGAAGTCCACCTAAAGTTCCATACAAGGCCATCGCTCTGGCGACGTTCCTCTTCCTGATCGGGTCTTTACTGATCATTATCGGCTCTCTGCTCCTCACCGGGTACATTCATGTTGAG AATCCGGACCGGACGATTCCAGTGCTCATCATCGGAGTGCTCGTCTTTCTTCCTGGCTTTTATCACTTGAGGATCGCCTACTACGCCTCCAGAGGTTACCGCGGCTATTCCTACGATGATATTCCAGACTTTGACGATTGA